From one Lysinibacillus sp. G4S2 genomic stretch:
- the mreD gene encoding rod shape-determining protein MreD: MVRFLIPSVAVLLFLLEPQFAMLSPIEVKGHIYYLVPRFLILYLIFISIYYSRQRAVMYGLFFGVLYDVFYIDIIGLYSVLFPLICFIAGSIVKIIHQHLVVTTTISVVLVAILEFILYQFFYLIDFTTIPLSEFLRSRLLPTIIANALFLVILGWAFKYLINARVLQRAREVS; encoded by the coding sequence ATGGTTCGATTTCTCATTCCCTCTGTAGCGGTTTTACTATTTTTACTAGAACCGCAGTTTGCTATGCTTTCACCCATTGAAGTGAAAGGGCATATCTATTATTTAGTACCAAGATTTTTAATCTTATATTTAATATTTATTTCCATCTATTACAGCCGTCAGCGAGCGGTAATGTATGGACTTTTTTTTGGTGTCTTGTATGATGTGTTTTACATTGATATTATTGGATTATATTCAGTACTGTTTCCGCTTATTTGTTTTATAGCAGGGTCTATCGTGAAAATTATTCATCAGCACTTAGTTGTGACAACAACAATTTCAGTTGTTTTAGTAGCAATTTTAGAATTTATACTCTATCAATTCTTCTATCTTATCGACTTTACAACGATTCCATTATCGGAATTCTTACGTTCACGACTGCTGCCAACGATCATTGCTAATGCATTGTTTTTAGTGATTCTTGGTTGGGCCTTCAAATATCTAATTAATGCGCGTGTCTTACAGAGAGCACGTGAAGTTTCTTAA
- a CDS encoding rod shape-determining protein produces MFGLGSKDVGIDLGTANTLVFIKGKGIVLREPSVVAKNTKTGDIVAVGNDAKNMIGRTPGSIVAIRPMKDGVIADFDITTAMIGYYLKEACKNSGGNWKKPNVMICVPYGITSVEQRAVIDAARQAGAKEAFTIEEPFAAAIGSNLPVWDPTGSMVVDIGGGTTEVAVISLGGIVTSESVRVGGDAMDQSIISYIRKTYNLTIGERTAEAVKMEIGTALAEGPENRMEIRGRDLLTGLPKTIEISSQEISESLREAVASIIDGVRKTLEQTPPELSADVMERGIVLTGGGALLTNLDKVISQETNMPVFIAEDPLDCVAIGTGKALEHIDLIRAQQVKG; encoded by the coding sequence TTGTTTGGATTAGGAAGTAAAGATGTCGGGATTGACCTCGGCACAGCGAATACATTAGTGTTTATTAAAGGGAAGGGAATCGTTTTACGCGAACCTTCAGTCGTAGCAAAAAATACAAAAACTGGAGATATAGTTGCAGTTGGTAATGATGCAAAAAATATGATTGGTCGTACACCTGGTTCAATCGTAGCAATCCGTCCTATGAAAGATGGCGTTATTGCTGACTTTGATATTACTACAGCAATGATAGGTTATTATTTAAAAGAAGCTTGTAAAAATTCTGGTGGAAATTGGAAAAAACCAAATGTTATGATTTGTGTGCCTTACGGTATTACATCAGTTGAACAACGTGCGGTTATTGATGCTGCTCGTCAAGCAGGTGCTAAAGAAGCATTTACAATTGAAGAGCCATTTGCAGCAGCAATCGGTTCAAACTTACCAGTATGGGATCCAACAGGGTCAATGGTCGTTGATATCGGTGGTGGTACAACAGAGGTAGCTGTTATTTCATTAGGTGGTATTGTAACAAGTGAATCCGTGCGTGTTGGCGGGGATGCAATGGACCAATCCATCATTTCGTATATTCGTAAAACGTATAACTTAACAATAGGTGAACGTACTGCAGAAGCAGTTAAAATGGAAATTGGTACAGCATTGGCTGAGGGTCCAGAAAATAGAATGGAAATTAGAGGACGCGATCTTTTAACAGGTTTACCTAAAACGATCGAAATTTCTTCACAAGAAATCTCTGAATCTTTACGTGAAGCGGTAGCATCTATTATTGATGGTGTTCGTAAAACGCTTGAACAAACACCTCCTGAATTATCTGCAGACGTAATGGAACGCGGAATTGTTTTAACAGGTGGTGGTGCGCTATTAACAAATCTAGACAAAGTTATTAGCCAAGAAACAAATATGCCAGTATTTATCGCAGAAGATCCACTGGACTGTGTTGCTATTGGTACAGGTAAGGCTCTAGAACATATTGATTTAATTCGTGCACAACAAGTAAAAGGGTAG
- the mreC gene encoding rod shape-determining protein MreC — translation MPHFFFNKKLILLLVGMVFLVALISFSLRDRTNATLPEQIIKDTVGVAQSIVAKPANYIAGVFNNIDSLLNTYEENKRLKARLEEFAAVQAEATELKSDNNKLRELLDKSESLKEFNPINATVIARNPDQWEEKIILDKGSSHGVEKNMAVMTAKGLVGKITVVTPFTSEVELLNTSNPNYRVSAMVLGDKEAYGLIEGYDKDRNELIMKRIDSSLTVKKGQQVVSSGLGGIFPKNVPIGEITEVSTDDYGLTKMAYVKPSADFSILDHVIIAKRTSTVIDGSDGNATNKDLTNPQGASEEEEK, via the coding sequence ATGCCACACTTTTTTTTCAATAAGAAATTAATTTTGCTGCTTGTGGGCATGGTTTTTCTTGTGGCATTGATTAGCTTCTCATTACGTGATCGGACGAATGCAACTTTACCAGAGCAAATTATTAAAGATACTGTCGGCGTCGCACAATCTATTGTTGCGAAGCCGGCGAATTATATTGCGGGTGTTTTTAATAATATTGATTCCCTCTTAAACACGTACGAAGAAAATAAACGTTTAAAAGCACGCTTGGAAGAATTTGCAGCTGTACAAGCTGAGGCAACGGAATTGAAATCAGATAATAATAAGCTTCGTGAGCTTCTCGACAAATCGGAGAGCTTAAAAGAATTTAATCCAATTAATGCCACAGTTATTGCTAGAAATCCTGACCAGTGGGAAGAAAAAATTATTTTAGATAAAGGATCTTCACACGGTGTAGAAAAAAATATGGCAGTTATGACAGCGAAAGGGTTAGTCGGTAAAATTACAGTAGTGACACCTTTCACCTCTGAGGTAGAGCTTTTAAATACAAGTAATCCAAACTATCGTGTTTCTGCGATGGTGTTAGGAGATAAAGAAGCATACGGTTTAATCGAGGGCTATGATAAAGATCGTAATGAACTTATTATGAAGCGAATCGATTCAAGTTTAACAGTTAAAAAGGGCCAGCAAGTAGTTTCATCAGGACTTGGCGGTATTTTCCCAAAAAATGTGCCAATCGGAGAAATTACAGAAGTAAGTACAGATGATTATGGTTTAACAAAGATGGCTTATGTAAAACCATCTGCTGATTTTTCAATATTAGATCATGTTATTATTGCTAAACGAACATCTACAGTAATAGATGGATCTGATGGTAATGCAACGAACAAAGATTTAACGAATCCGCAAGGGGCGAGTGAAGAGGAGGAAAAATAA